The Pseudomonas allokribbensis genome has a window encoding:
- a CDS encoding YbjQ family protein, with translation MIISTTHSIEGRQITAYLDIVSAESVQGVNVIRDMFAGMRDFFGGRSQTLERALKEARVQATDEIKERARALQADAVVGVDFEISMPAGKGGMVVVFATGTAVKLR, from the coding sequence ATGATCATTTCCACTACCCACTCCATCGAAGGCCGGCAGATCACGGCGTATCTGGACATTGTCAGTGCCGAGTCGGTGCAGGGCGTGAATGTGATTCGCGATATGTTCGCCGGGATGCGGGACTTTTTTGGCGGGCGTTCGCAGACGCTGGAGCGGGCGTTGAAGGAGGCGCGTGTTCAAGCGACTGACGAGATCAAGGAGCGGGCGCGGGCGTTGCAGGCGGATGCGGTGGTCGGGGTGGATTTCGAGATCAGCATGCCGGCGGGGAAGGGCGGTATGGTTGTGGTGTTCGCGACCGGCACGGCGGTCAAGTTGCGCTGA
- a CDS encoding Imm50 family immunity protein: MQYWNNLEGSTFFSMVFSNRIEIGEIKLFSLDIDSNQSLVTMAFDIREVPDKPPRKWQSAQYNACRIGITCSEVESITIKNLPTNAPLKLTILENGLRFKVSAISEHSAIEFTTSFLSLRDPSVYLTQTPF, encoded by the coding sequence ATGCAGTACTGGAACAACCTTGAGGGGAGCACTTTTTTTTCTATGGTGTTCAGCAATCGCATCGAAATTGGGGAAATAAAGCTGTTCTCCTTAGATATTGATAGCAATCAGTCCTTGGTAACTATGGCCTTCGACATAAGGGAAGTACCCGACAAACCGCCAAGAAAGTGGCAATCAGCTCAATACAACGCTTGCCGAATTGGAATCACCTGCAGCGAGGTTGAGAGCATTACGATTAAAAACCTCCCGACCAATGCCCCATTGAAATTGACAATCCTTGAAAATGGCCTCCGATTTAAAGTATCGGCCATTTCGGAGCATTCTGCCATTGAGTTCACGACATCATTTCTGAGCCTTAGAGACCCCTCAGTTTATTTAACTCAGACTCCTTTTTGA
- a CDS encoding YMGG-like glycine zipper-containing protein, with amino-acid sequence MRSTLTATALVIGLLVAQGAMAAGDGSAAVGGGLGGVLGNVVGGQLGGSTGAAVGAGVGGAAGSAVGANKRNRTEAAIGGGLGAAGGSVLGNSLGGSTGSAIGAGLGGAAGGAVGNNLGDDGGRSHSGGGHKHKYKHKNRHH; translated from the coding sequence ATGCGCTCGACTTTAACTGCAACTGCGTTGGTTATTGGACTGCTCGTGGCTCAAGGCGCCATGGCTGCCGGCGATGGTTCCGCGGCTGTCGGTGGTGGGCTGGGCGGTGTGCTGGGTAATGTGGTCGGCGGTCAGCTCGGCGGCAGCACCGGTGCGGCGGTTGGTGCTGGCGTGGGCGGTGCGGCCGGCAGTGCCGTCGGGGCGAACAAGCGCAATCGTACGGAAGCCGCGATTGGCGGTGGTCTCGGCGCCGCTGGCGGCTCAGTGCTCGGCAACAGCCTCGGCGGCTCCACCGGTTCGGCCATCGGCGCAGGATTGGGTGGCGCGGCGGGTGGCGCGGTCGGCAACAACCTGGGTGACGATGGTGGTAGATCGCACTCTGGGGGCGGCCATAAGCACAAGTACAAACACAAGAATCGTCATCATTGA
- a CDS encoding glycine zipper domain-containing protein, whose translation MRLTLPALVLGLLVAQGAMAGDGTAALGGGLGGALGNVVGQKMGGSTGAAIGAGVAGAAGSALAAKKGARTKAAIGGGVGAAGGSVIGNSLGGKTGATIGAGLGGAAGGAVGSNLSKGHKRH comes from the coding sequence ATGCGTTTAACTCTGCCTGCTCTGGTTCTGGGGCTTCTGGTTGCTCAAGGTGCAATGGCTGGCGACGGTACCGCCGCACTGGGTGGCGGTCTGGGTGGCGCGTTGGGTAATGTGGTCGGCCAGAAAATGGGCGGCAGCACCGGTGCAGCGATTGGTGCTGGTGTAGCGGGTGCGGCCGGTAGTGCATTGGCTGCCAAGAAAGGTGCCCGTACCAAAGCGGCCATTGGCGGCGGTGTCGGCGCGGCAGGTGGTTCGGTGATCGGTAACAGCCTGGGCGGCAAGACTGGTGCAACCATCGGTGCCGGCCTGGGTGGCGCAGCTGGCGGCGCGGTAGGCAGCAATCTGTCCAAAGGTCACAAGCGTCACTGA
- a CDS encoding RHS repeat-associated core domain-containing protein, with protein sequence MLPSNRLLYLNNSIGLLVVAALNPDQPDVETLFQEFRLCLNDYEGWAEQFWTGTALDVDQVFEVGNDVRLSAPVASRKPISSSVAMCSATGSLTLVHMFEAARFVPIGDTPVVLEPVISDVDGILGFGEPRHYTIGPSGILKIDDCDRGQRYRITFFPDVSSSHVQTLYASYQGLIDGLEGWLREEWKGFQPQWTEFSSAGFTERYGQLQQADWRGFETALNGVWDDVKQLFALLADWQANSEKLLQYLSSVELETLLEASSEAIANGLLMLSDEPLLFIHLAAFTSWLKMLPPQYLAEVVAEVRAELLVSFLLMCVSGGMGVPLRLSAKVLGKVKSPRAREWLAASALRLAELTSAPDLTRHASALKPLMINARPAPLRPTPAIPLEIRTADALVLTVPNPAAIARNKSHGTTRMERHEPRDDASAQAKNPNGDSADCAPLTCTNGCPVSMVTGEELLTLTDGVLDGLLPFEFSRLYRTSAAEIDVGLGFGWSHSLAHRLEVDGASVVWVDHENRRTRFPLPSVERPAIHNSLSRAAIFLGDEPEELIVALAGEAARFYHFRAGRLTFISDAYGNRLRITRDRQDRIERLDNGVGRSLLLRYERAHLVAVDYQVFCESVWRTEQTLVSYRFDARHRLIEATNSVGESERYDYDDQHVILQRQLSGGASFFWEWERTGKAARCVRHWASFSQMDTRYVWDDAGSVTVQYVDGREEVYVHDDTARLVRQVAADGGEQLKAYDSAGRLIAEQDALGAVTEYRYDDVGRLVALIPPDDAPTSYEYRNGFLHSRSRGDAVWTYRRNAQGDITEAVDPDGHVTHYHHDAQGRLLSIRYPDSGRHVFVWNDLGQLVEESLPDGGVRKFSYDALGRRITAQDEHGAVTRHVWDAVGRLIQTTSPNGATRARSYSAYGQITAERDELGRITRYEYDVDLHLVSRRINPDGTRLQYRYDHAQLLLTEIENESGEKYRLDYTPTGLIRQETGFDGRRTAYAYDRNGHLLEKTEFGDDGSTLVTGYQRDAAGRLLLKTLPDASTVEYRYDRLGRLVGVDDGQNHPLAFEYDLQDRLVREHQGWGTLRYAYDACGQLSRMRLPDNSKLDYHYAKGGALTAIDLNGALLTRHVYQNGREQQRQQGLLLSEYAYDEQGRLRAHAVGHQRSALYRRDFAYSANGNLEHIADTRHGQRSYQYDALDRLIRVRHTRDDVPENFAHDPAGNLLLQDRPGSTHIKGNRLLMQGDRHYDYDAFGNLIRERRGRAQQLVTEYRYDSQHRLIGLTRPDGKTATYQYDAFGRRIRKTVDGQSTEFFWQGDHLIAESSKEQHRSFIYEPGTFRPLALLDGKGPKRACPFYYQLDHLGTPQELTDYSGDIVWSAKYSAYGKVTSLELATEDYLDQPLRFQGQYFDAESGLHYNRHRYYDPDAGRYLTPDPVKLAGGLNQYQYVPNPTGWVDPLGLSSNCPPKGERSAICPNPGEPEQPDTSRRGAFRQAKADAGIPRGQQPDIQIDKVNGRQRQYTYTNMTNKSGKNILSSTGMPIPTRQYMFTREDGFIVILQDHTAGHKFGATNKKGDQGPHFNVRPADDPRNGKVENTHEHYPFRR encoded by the coding sequence ATGCTTCCATCCAATCGGCTCCTGTACCTGAACAACAGCATTGGTTTGCTGGTGGTCGCTGCGCTGAATCCTGACCAGCCCGACGTCGAAACGCTGTTTCAGGAGTTCCGCCTCTGCCTCAACGACTATGAAGGCTGGGCGGAGCAGTTCTGGACAGGAACAGCGCTGGATGTCGACCAGGTGTTCGAGGTCGGCAACGATGTTCGGCTCAGTGCACCGGTTGCCAGCCGAAAACCCATCAGTTCCTCCGTGGCCATGTGTTCCGCCACTGGCTCCCTGACGCTGGTGCACATGTTCGAAGCCGCGCGCTTCGTTCCGATCGGTGACACGCCGGTGGTCCTTGAACCAGTCATTTCCGATGTCGACGGCATTCTGGGTTTTGGCGAACCACGGCACTACACCATTGGCCCCAGCGGCATTCTCAAGATCGACGATTGCGACCGGGGCCAGCGTTATCGCATCACCTTCTTTCCCGATGTTTCCAGTTCGCATGTCCAGACGCTGTACGCCTCGTATCAGGGCCTTATCGATGGTCTGGAAGGCTGGCTACGTGAGGAATGGAAAGGGTTTCAACCGCAGTGGACGGAGTTTTCCAGCGCCGGTTTCACCGAGCGTTACGGGCAGTTGCAACAGGCTGACTGGCGCGGTTTCGAAACGGCCCTGAACGGTGTCTGGGATGACGTGAAGCAACTGTTCGCCCTGCTCGCCGACTGGCAGGCCAACAGCGAAAAACTTCTGCAGTACCTGTCCAGCGTCGAGCTGGAAACCTTGCTCGAGGCCTCTTCCGAGGCCATCGCCAATGGCTTGCTGATGCTCAGCGACGAGCCGCTGCTGTTCATCCATCTGGCGGCCTTCACCAGTTGGCTGAAGATGTTGCCCCCGCAGTATCTGGCCGAGGTGGTGGCTGAAGTTCGGGCCGAGTTGCTGGTCAGTTTTCTGCTGATGTGCGTGTCGGGTGGCATGGGTGTGCCGCTGCGCTTGAGTGCCAAGGTACTTGGCAAGGTCAAGTCGCCGCGTGCCCGGGAGTGGCTGGCGGCGTCGGCGTTACGGTTGGCGGAGCTGACTTCGGCGCCCGATCTGACCCGGCATGCGAGCGCTTTGAAACCGCTGATGATCAATGCACGTCCGGCACCGCTGCGGCCGACACCTGCCATTCCGCTGGAGATTCGCACGGCGGATGCGCTGGTACTGACGGTGCCCAATCCGGCGGCCATTGCACGTAACAAGTCCCACGGCACGACGCGAATGGAGCGGCATGAGCCTCGCGACGATGCTTCGGCTCAAGCGAAAAATCCTAACGGCGACAGCGCCGATTGCGCACCGCTGACCTGTACCAATGGCTGTCCGGTGTCAATGGTCACAGGCGAAGAGCTGCTGACGCTGACCGATGGCGTGCTTGATGGGCTATTGCCGTTCGAGTTCAGCCGGTTGTATCGCACCAGCGCGGCCGAGATTGATGTTGGGCTGGGGTTTGGCTGGAGCCATTCGCTGGCGCATCGGCTGGAGGTCGATGGCGCTTCGGTGGTCTGGGTTGACCATGAGAACCGGCGGACGCGGTTTCCCCTGCCGAGTGTCGAGCGGCCGGCGATTCACAACAGTTTGTCGCGGGCGGCGATCTTTCTCGGGGATGAGCCCGAGGAGTTGATCGTTGCGCTGGCGGGTGAGGCGGCGCGGTTTTATCACTTTCGGGCTGGGCGTCTGACGTTCATCAGTGATGCCTACGGCAACCGGTTGCGGATTACGCGTGATCGTCAGGATCGGATTGAGCGGCTGGATAACGGCGTCGGACGTTCGCTGCTGTTGCGTTACGAGCGGGCGCATCTGGTCGCCGTCGATTATCAGGTTTTTTGTGAGTCTGTTTGGCGCACCGAGCAGACGCTGGTCAGCTACCGCTTTGATGCCCGTCATCGACTGATCGAAGCGACCAACTCCGTCGGCGAAAGCGAGCGTTACGACTACGACGACCAGCACGTCATCCTGCAACGACAGTTGAGTGGCGGAGCGAGCTTCTTCTGGGAGTGGGAACGTACCGGCAAGGCGGCGCGTTGCGTGCGGCACTGGGCGTCGTTTTCGCAGATGGACACGCGTTACGTCTGGGATGACGCCGGCAGCGTCACCGTGCAGTACGTCGACGGTCGCGAAGAGGTTTACGTCCACGACGACACCGCGCGGCTGGTGCGTCAGGTCGCCGCCGATGGTGGCGAGCAGCTCAAGGCCTACGATTCGGCGGGCCGGCTGATCGCCGAGCAGGATGCGCTGGGGGCGGTCACCGAGTACCGCTACGACGACGTTGGACGGTTAGTGGCGCTGATTCCGCCGGACGATGCGCCGACGTCCTACGAATACCGCAACGGTTTCCTGCACAGCCGTTCGCGTGGCGATGCGGTGTGGACGTACCGGCGTAATGCTCAGGGGGATATCACCGAAGCGGTCGATCCCGATGGCCATGTCACTCATTACCACCACGACGCGCAGGGGCGGTTGCTGTCGATCCGTTATCCGGACAGTGGTCGCCATGTGTTCGTGTGGAATGACCTTGGCCAGTTGGTTGAGGAAAGCCTGCCCGACGGTGGCGTTCGGAAGTTTTCCTACGACGCGTTGGGGCGGCGGATTACTGCGCAGGACGAACATGGCGCGGTCACCCGCCATGTGTGGGACGCCGTTGGCCGGCTGATCCAGACCACCTCGCCGAATGGCGCCACTCGCGCCAGGTCCTACAGCGCCTACGGTCAGATCACCGCCGAGCGCGATGAGCTGGGGCGAATCACCCGCTACGAGTATGACGTCGACCTGCACCTGGTCAGCCGGCGGATCAACCCCGACGGCACGCGGCTGCAGTACCGCTACGACCATGCGCAGTTGTTGCTGACGGAGATCGAGAACGAATCCGGGGAAAAATACCGGCTGGACTACACGCCCACCGGATTGATCCGACAGGAAACCGGCTTCGATGGCCGGCGCACCGCCTATGCCTACGACCGCAACGGTCACCTGCTGGAGAAGACCGAGTTCGGCGATGACGGCTCGACGCTGGTCACTGGCTACCAACGTGATGCTGCCGGGCGCCTGCTGCTCAAGACCCTGCCCGACGCCAGCACGGTTGAATACCGCTACGACCGCCTCGGTCGGCTGGTCGGTGTGGATGACGGCCAAAATCACCCGCTGGCCTTCGAATACGACCTGCAGGATCGTCTGGTCCGCGAGCATCAGGGTTGGGGCACCTTGCGTTATGCCTACGACGCCTGCGGCCAGCTCAGCCGGATGCGTCTGCCGGACAACAGCAAGCTCGATTACCACTACGCCAAGGGCGGCGCGCTGACCGCGATCGACCTCAACGGCGCCTTGCTCACCCGTCACGTCTACCAGAACGGCCGCGAACAGCAGCGCCAACAGGGTTTGCTGCTCAGCGAATACGCCTACGACGAACAGGGCCGCTTACGCGCTCACGCGGTAGGCCATCAACGCAGTGCGCTGTACCGCCGCGACTTTGCCTACAGCGCCAACGGCAACCTCGAACACATCGCCGACACCCGCCACGGCCAGCGCAGCTACCAGTACGACGCCCTCGACCGGCTGATCCGTGTGCGCCACACCCGCGACGATGTGCCGGAAAACTTCGCCCACGACCCGGCCGGCAACCTGCTGCTGCAGGACCGTCCGGGATCCACACACATCAAAGGCAACCGCCTGCTGATGCAGGGCGACCGCCATTACGACTACGACGCCTTCGGCAACCTGATCCGCGAACGCCGTGGCCGCGCCCAACAACTCGTCACCGAATACCGCTACGACAGCCAGCATCGCCTGATCGGCCTCACCCGCCCGGATGGCAAAACCGCGACCTACCAATACGACGCCTTCGGCCGCCGCATCCGCAAAACCGTCGACGGCCAGAGCACCGAGTTTTTCTGGCAAGGCGACCACCTGATCGCCGAAAGCAGCAAAGAACAACACCGCAGCTTCATCTACGAACCCGGCACCTTCCGCCCGCTGGCGCTGCTCGACGGCAAAGGCCCGAAACGCGCCTGCCCGTTCTACTACCAGCTCGACCACCTCGGTACCCCGCAGGAACTGACGGATTACAGCGGCGACATCGTCTGGTCAGCCAAATACAGCGCCTACGGCAAGGTCACTTCACTGGAGCTGGCGACCGAGGATTACCTCGACCAGCCGCTACGGTTTCAGGGTCAGTACTTCGATGCGGAAAGCGGGCTGCATTACAACCGGCACCGGTATTACGACCCGGACGCTGGGCGGTATCTGACGCCGGATCCGGTGAAGCTGGCGGGTGGGTTGAATCAGTACCAGTACGTGCCGAATCCGACGGGGTGGGTGGATCCGTTGGGGTTGAGCTCCAACTGTCCTCCAAAAGGTGAACGCTCAGCCATTTGCCCCAATCCGGGTGAACCTGAGCAGCCAGACACCTCAAGACGAGGAGCATTCAGACAGGCAAAAGCGGATGCTGGGATTCCGAGGGGTCAGCAGCCGGACATACAGATAGACAAGGTAAATGGACGCCAGCGTCAATATACTTACACGAACATGACTAATAAAAGTGGCAAAAATATTCTATCCAGCACCGGGATGCCGATCCCGACCAGACAGTACATGTTCACTAGAGAGGACGGATTCATTGTGATACTGCAAGACCATACTGCCGGTCACAAATTCGGAGCAACCAACAAAAAAGGCGACCAAGGCCCTCACTTTAACGTTCGACCTGCAGATGATCCGAGAAATGGAAAGGTTGAAAATACACATGAACACTACCCATTCAGGAGGTAA
- a CDS encoding LysR family transcriptional regulator yields the protein METFSSIECFVRSAEVGSFAEAARRLSLTPAAVGKNVAKLEARLGVRLFQRSTRRLTLTEAGQLFLSEVSGSLTTIQNAVNNLASAGGQPAGTLKVSMGTVFGRLYIVPLLGEFLTRFPAINPDWHFDNRQVDLIGQGFDAAIGGGFELPQGVVARRLTPAHRVLVASADYLDRHAPISEPDDLKLHEGILIRSPQTGRVRSWQLTHRTQQHSPLTLKARMTMSDSEAACATAAQGLGIALVSMPFAVSYLEAGTLQRVLPDWYVDDGNISIYYAEHKLLPGKTRAFVDFIIEQFSTQGLAERFNAQNVLASR from the coding sequence ATGGAAACCTTCAGCAGTATCGAATGCTTCGTGCGTAGCGCCGAAGTCGGCAGCTTTGCCGAGGCTGCGCGCCGCCTGAGCCTGACACCGGCCGCGGTGGGTAAAAACGTGGCGAAACTGGAAGCGCGCCTCGGCGTGAGGCTGTTCCAGCGTAGCACCCGAAGATTGACCCTGACGGAAGCGGGGCAACTGTTTCTGAGTGAGGTCAGCGGCAGCCTGACCACCATCCAGAACGCGGTGAACAATCTGGCCAGTGCCGGTGGTCAACCGGCGGGAACGTTGAAGGTCAGCATGGGCACGGTGTTCGGCCGCTTGTACATCGTGCCGTTGCTGGGTGAGTTCCTGACAAGGTTTCCGGCGATCAACCCGGACTGGCACTTCGATAACCGACAGGTCGATCTGATCGGCCAGGGGTTCGATGCGGCGATTGGCGGTGGCTTCGAGCTGCCACAAGGCGTGGTGGCGCGCAGGCTGACGCCGGCGCATCGGGTGTTGGTGGCTTCTGCGGATTATCTGGACCGGCACGCGCCGATCAGCGAACCGGACGACCTCAAACTGCACGAGGGCATCCTGATCCGCTCACCGCAGACCGGTCGCGTGCGTTCCTGGCAGTTGACGCATCGCACCCAGCAGCACAGCCCGCTGACCCTCAAGGCGCGAATGACCATGAGCGATTCCGAAGCCGCCTGCGCCACGGCGGCGCAGGGGCTGGGGATTGCACTGGTCAGCATGCCGTTTGCCGTCAGTTATCTTGAGGCGGGAACGTTGCAGCGAGTCTTGCCCGACTGGTACGTCGACGACGGCAACATCTCCATTTATTACGCCGAACACAAACTGTTGCCGGGCAAGACCCGGGCGTTTGTCGACTTCATCATCGAGCAGTTTTCAACCCAGGGTCTCGCAGAGCGGTTCAACGCGCAAAACGTGCTGGCCAGCCGATGA
- a CDS encoding 3-oxoacyl-ACP reductase family protein — MTTQHLSGKVALIQGGSRGIGAAIVKRLAAEGAAVAFTYVSSAAKAEELQNSITATGGKALAIKADSADASAIRNAVNATVETFGRLDILVNNAGVLAVAPLEDFKLEDFDQTLAINVRSVFIASQEAAKHMGEGSRIINIGSTNADRMPFAGGGVYAMSKSALVGLTKGLARDLGPRGITINNVQPGPVDTDMNPAHGDFAESLIPLMAVGRYGKAEEIASFVAYLAGPEAGYITGASLSIDGGFGA; from the coding sequence ATGACCACTCAACACCTCAGCGGTAAAGTCGCTCTGATTCAAGGCGGCTCTCGCGGCATCGGTGCCGCCATCGTCAAACGCCTGGCCGCTGAAGGCGCCGCGGTTGCCTTTACTTACGTCAGCTCCGCTGCCAAGGCTGAAGAACTGCAAAACAGCATCACCGCTACCGGCGGCAAAGCCCTGGCGATCAAGGCTGACAGCGCCGACGCCAGCGCCATCCGCAACGCCGTGAACGCGACGGTCGAAACCTTTGGCCGCCTCGACATCCTGGTCAACAACGCTGGTGTGCTGGCCGTCGCCCCGCTGGAAGACTTCAAACTGGAAGACTTCGACCAGACCCTGGCAATCAACGTGCGCAGCGTGTTCATCGCCAGTCAGGAAGCCGCCAAACACATGGGCGAAGGCTCACGCATCATCAACATCGGCAGCACCAACGCCGACCGCATGCCCTTCGCCGGTGGCGGCGTGTATGCGATGAGCAAATCCGCGCTGGTCGGCCTGACCAAAGGCCTGGCCCGCGACCTCGGCCCACGCGGCATCACCATCAACAACGTGCAGCCCGGCCCGGTGGACACTGACATGAACCCGGCCCACGGTGACTTTGCCGAAAGCCTGATTCCGCTGATGGCGGTCGGTCGTTACGGCAAAGCCGAGGAAATCGCCAGCTTCGTCGCCTACCTCGCAGGCCCGGAAGCCGGTTACATCACCGGTGCCAGCCTGAGCATCGACGGTGGTTTCGGCGCCTGA
- a CDS encoding HAD-IA family hydrolase, with protein sequence MNAPLKAFGPIKAVIFDMDGLLLDTEGIYTEVTSLIAARYGRTFDWSIKQNIIGRGAGDLARYVVEALDLPITAEEFLVIREPLMRERFPTAQAMPGAEELIRHLKAHNIPIAVGTSSSRQSFGQKTTLHRDWFALFDFIVTADDPEVGAAKPAPDIFLTAARRLGVAPEDCLVFEDSPFGVTAAKAAGMTAIAIPDAAMADEKYAHADGILRTLKAFTPSACGLPALDWA encoded by the coding sequence ATGAATGCACCGCTGAAGGCGTTCGGCCCGATCAAGGCCGTGATTTTCGATATGGACGGTTTGCTGCTGGACACCGAGGGCATCTACACCGAGGTCACCTCGCTGATTGCCGCGCGTTACGGGCGCACTTTCGACTGGAGCATCAAGCAGAACATCATCGGTCGCGGTGCAGGCGATCTGGCGCGCTACGTGGTCGAAGCGCTGGACCTGCCGATCACTGCCGAAGAGTTTCTGGTGATTCGCGAGCCGCTGATGCGCGAGCGTTTTCCGACTGCGCAAGCCATGCCGGGGGCCGAGGAGCTGATTCGTCATCTCAAGGCGCACAACATTCCGATTGCGGTCGGTACCAGTTCGTCGCGCCAGTCGTTCGGTCAGAAAACCACCTTGCACCGCGACTGGTTCGCGTTGTTCGACTTCATCGTCACAGCGGATGACCCGGAAGTTGGCGCGGCCAAACCAGCACCGGACATTTTCCTCACTGCCGCTCGCCGTCTCGGTGTGGCGCCGGAAGATTGCCTGGTGTTCGAGGATTCGCCGTTCGGCGTGACGGCAGCGAAAGCCGCGGGCATGACCGCCATCGCGATTCCCGATGCGGCCATGGCCGATGAAAAATACGCACACGCCGACGGGATTCTTCGTACGTTGAAAGCGTTCACGCCGAGTGCATGCGGGTTGCCGGCGCTGGACTGGGCCTGA
- a CDS encoding aspartate/glutamate racemase family protein produces MRILVVNVNTTESITQAIARSAQAVASPGTEIVGLTPYFGADSVEGNFESYLAAIAVMDRVMSYDQPFDAVIQAGYGEHGREGLQELLNVPVVDITDAAASTAMFLGHAYSVVTTLDRTVPLIEDRLKLSGLWDRCASVRASGLAVLELEHEPQRALEAIVHQAELAVTQDKAEVICLGCGGMAGLDEKIRQRTGVPVIDGVTAAVTIAESLVRLGLSTSKVRTYATPRPKTIIGWPARFAR; encoded by the coding sequence ATGCGTATTCTCGTGGTCAACGTCAACACCACCGAATCCATCACTCAGGCCATCGCCCGCTCGGCACAGGCTGTGGCTTCCCCCGGCACCGAGATCGTCGGCCTCACGCCGTACTTCGGCGCCGATTCGGTGGAAGGTAATTTCGAAAGTTACCTGGCCGCCATCGCCGTGATGGACCGGGTGATGTCCTACGACCAGCCGTTCGACGCGGTGATCCAGGCCGGCTACGGCGAGCACGGCCGTGAAGGTTTGCAGGAGTTGCTCAACGTGCCCGTGGTGGACATCACCGATGCGGCCGCCAGCACCGCGATGTTTCTCGGCCACGCCTATTCGGTGGTCACCACGCTGGATCGCACCGTTCCGCTGATTGAGGATCGGCTGAAACTGTCCGGTCTGTGGGATCGCTGCGCTTCGGTGCGCGCCAGCGGACTTGCAGTGCTGGAACTGGAACATGAACCACAACGGGCGCTGGAAGCGATCGTCCATCAGGCCGAACTGGCGGTGACTCAGGATAAAGCGGAAGTGATCTGCCTCGGTTGCGGCGGCATGGCGGGGCTCGATGAGAAGATCCGTCAGCGTACCGGCGTGCCGGTGATCGATGGCGTCACCGCCGCTGTGACCATCGCCGAATCGCTGGTGCGCCTGGGCCTGTCGACGTCCAAGGTGCGCACGTATGCAACGCCACGGCCGAAAACCATCATCGGCTGGCCAGCACGTTTTGCGCGTTGA